A single Paracholeplasma morum DNA region contains:
- a CDS encoding chromate transporter, giving the protein MMALLKFFFVFFRIGLFTFGGGYAMIPMIRQEMTLGGYLTVDQVNQFIGIAESTPGPFAINMATFAGYHSYGIWGSVFATLGVVLPSFIIILLIAYFSDKFIKTRPVQTILSYLKPVILGLILSAGIGVLLHAILGDYFEEITFDYKALIIFLCVFISSKVFKKLSPIHLVLLSALLGLIVYAL; this is encoded by the coding sequence ATGATGGCACTCTTAAAGTTTTTTTTCGTATTCTTTAGAATCGGTTTATTCACCTTTGGCGGTGGGTATGCGATGATCCCGATGATCAGACAAGAAATGACCCTAGGGGGTTATTTGACTGTCGATCAAGTCAATCAGTTTATTGGGATTGCAGAATCTACCCCAGGACCATTCGCAATCAATATGGCAACCTTTGCTGGGTACCATAGTTATGGCATTTGGGGTTCCGTATTCGCAACCCTAGGCGTAGTACTCCCTAGTTTTATCATCATCCTTTTAATTGCTTATTTTAGCGATAAGTTCATTAAGACTAGACCAGTTCAAACCATTCTAAGTTACTTAAAACCTGTTATTCTTGGGTTAATTCTAAGTGCGGGGATTGGGGTATTGTTACATGCTATATTAGGTGATTACTTTGAAGAAATCACATTTGATTATAAAGCATTAATCATATTCTTATGTGTATTTATCTCATCAAAGGTTTTTAAAAAGTTATCTCCTATTCACTTAGTACTGTTATCGGCTTTGTTGGGGCTAATTGTATACGCTTTATAG
- a CDS encoding chromate transporter → MKKNEYLDIFFTFFKIGLFTFGGGYAMIGVMQRDIVEKKKWIDEETMLELITISEATPGPFAINGATYIGYQHKKFLGSLFATLGVVLPSFIVILIISLFLEAFSENVYIANALKGISAGVSVLIFNALFKLSKKVKMNVINILLILMAFGVSFFTNFSIILLLLITGIFGFIVSFIQRGKKI, encoded by the coding sequence ATGAAGAAAAATGAATACTTAGATATCTTCTTCACATTCTTCAAAATCGGATTATTTACCTTTGGGGGTGGATATGCCATGATTGGAGTTATGCAAAGAGATATTGTTGAAAAGAAAAAATGGATTGATGAAGAAACGATGTTAGAACTCATTACCATTAGTGAAGCAACCCCAGGACCATTTGCGATTAATGGGGCAACTTATATTGGTTATCAACATAAGAAGTTCTTAGGGTCTTTGTTTGCAACTCTAGGCGTCGTATTACCGAGCTTTATTGTGATTTTAATAATCTCACTATTTCTAGAAGCCTTTAGTGAGAATGTCTATATTGCAAACGCCTTAAAAGGAATCTCTGCTGGTGTATCTGTATTGATCTTTAATGCTTTATTCAAATTATCAAAAAAAGTGAAAATGAATGTCATTAACATACTTTTAATTTTAATGGCGTTTGGGGTATCGTTTTTTACCAATTTCTCAATTATCCTTTTATTACTGATTACAGGGATATTTGGGTTTATCGTATCTTTTATTCAAAGAGGTAAGAAGATATGA